The sequence TGAGAGGAGCAGTGAGAGGTGtagtagtgagaggagcaggagtagtgagaggagcagggtagtagtgagaggagcaggagtagtgagaggagcagggtagtgaagtgagaggagcaggagagtgagaggagcagtgagaggagaggagtagtgagaggagcaggagtagtgagaggagcaggagtgagaggagcaggagtagtgagaggagcaggagtagtgagaggagcaggagtagtgagagggaggagtagtgagaggagcaggagaagtgagaggagcaggTCCAGGGAGAAGAGCAGGCCTAAGGAGAGGGCAAGGTAGAGGTATAAGAATGCGTGGTGGTGGCATTCTAAGGGCTACAAGGGCAGTGGTGAGTGATGGAATTCGTGCCACTATCATTGACCATACCACGGTCTTTCACTAAGGGAGGCTGGTGAAAGAGTACAGCCCAATTTGGGGCGGTCAACGGTTGCGTCAATTATACGCATCTTTCAACAAACCAACAGGTAAGTTTGCATTTTACATGGATTGTTTCTATTCTCACTTGACATGTCAATGAGGCCATACAGTAATGcatatgttgatttttttgtccCTCAAAAGAATGCAACGTCTTCCTCCCTCTGGGGGAAGAGGTAAGCTCCTTAATCATCAACAAGAGCTTGCCATAGTAGATATGGTTGTTGCAAATAACGCAATTAAACTGCATGAGATTCAAAGCAGAATTTTGGAGGACCAAGAGATATTTCACAATATCAATAGCATCAGCCTCGCAACCATTACGCGGACATTGTCCAAACACAGAGTGCGGATGAAACAGCTCTACACTGTTCCCTTTGAGAGGAACAGTGAGCGAGTCAAGGTGCTACGACAACAATATGTCCAGGTATAGTGTgtatattcaattcaatgtaCAGTTCTATAAGCTTTGCACTTTTCAAGTAGGTAACCTACTCAGTAATAGGTTACAGTACTGTATGGTATATAGTACTATAATGGCATGATTTACATAAATTTTGTTTCAGAGAGTTATGGAATTGGAGGCCAACCAGGCCCCTCATGAATTCGTATACGTGGATGAGGCAGGATTTAATCTGGCCAAAAGGCGTCGACGTGGAAGAAATGTCATTGGAAAAAGGGCCACAGTTGATGTTCCTGGACAGAGAGGGGCAAATATCACTATGTGTGCGGCAATTTCAAATGCAGGATCACTCCTCCACAAATGTCAGGTTGGACCTTACAACACCGAGCGCCTCCTTGCTTTTCTCGATGATCTCCACCAGCGCCTGGTTCCAGAGCAGGATCAGGAGGGTGAAAACAGGAGGACCTTCGTTATCACCTGGGACAACGTGGCCTTCCATCACTCACAAGCAGTTACAGCATGGTTTGAGGTCCACCCAAGACTGATTCGTCTATTTCTTCCACCCTATTCACCTTTCCTCAACCCCATAGAGGAGTTCTTTTCTACATGGAGGTGGAAAGTCTATGACCATCAGCCACATGACCAGTTGTCCCTCCTTGAAGCCATGGATGCTGGCTGCAGGGACATCACAGTTGATGATTGTCAAGGGTGGATCAGGCATTCCAAGCGGTTTTATCCAAGGTGTATCGCCTTGGATAACATCAGATGCGATGTGGATGTGGCCTTTTGAATATACCAAAAGCTTGTGGCCTAACCCTGAAGATAACCCTGAAGATCGCAGGGATTAGATAAAggaattttgtgcttttttttagttctcCCTTTTTACTGGgctttttgctgttgcttttttgttcatggatattttgttaactttaaacaatactgtaaaacGTTTTCTGTTGTATCATACTGTAAACAGTATTTCTACTATACCTCCTGtagtaaacagtaaagaaaaaaaaactgattcgcTTTTTACTGGAATGcttttgaatgtgaacattacatgtggatatacagtacagttccCAACCAAAAAATTTGGCGTAAAAAACAGTGGattgcatgttttgcatgcaaatacctgtaaaactgaaacataaaagtcTATGCAGTTTTTGTAATGTCCACAATAGCCAGTATTTTGAAACCTGGTGTACTTTGATTGGCTGCATGTTCcttgtgaagtgaaaacaagagttattctttgaaagaataatttcattttgagtcagatgtccagtgttttggtaaagttagtgtgtgcagagaaagatgtcttctattttgaaatgaagagttagtatatagttaacaaaatgtgcttttgagaagaaaatgatctatttggccaattgtgttttgtaggtg is a genomic window of Anoplopoma fimbria isolate UVic2021 breed Golden Eagle Sablefish unplaced genomic scaffold, Afim_UVic_2022 Un_contig_11854_pilon_pilon, whole genome shotgun sequence containing:
- the LOC129115556 gene encoding uncharacterized protein LOC129115556, whose protein sequence is MVVANNAIKLHEIQSRILEDQEIFHNINSISLATITRTLSKHRVRMKQLYTVPFERNSERVKVLRQQYVQRVMELEANQAPHEFVYVDEAGFNLAKRRRRGRNVIGKRATVDVPGQRGANITMCAAISNAGSLLHKCQVGPYNTERLLAFLDDLHQRLVPEQDQEGENRRTFVITWDNVAFHHSQAVTAWFEVHPRLIRLFLPPYSPFLNPIEEFFSTWRWKVYDHQPHDQLSLLEAMDAGCRDITVDDCQGWIRHSKRFYPRCIALDNIRCDVDVAF